The following DNA comes from Desulfomonilia bacterium.
GCTGGATCTGACGCATCCCAGTGACGGAAGGCTTCGGAATCACTGGCGGCATGGCCGGCAGCTTTCCAGGCATCCATGTAGGGGACAGCCGGACCTGCTTCAGCAGCCGCCGGGCAGGGCGTTGCTTCGGGGCAGGTGGCAGTCGGGCAGGTGGGGCAGGCGGTCGGCTCGGCTGTCTTTTGGCAGGCAGCCAGGAGTAGGGCCAGGCCCAACACCAGCGCAACAAGAAGTAATACACGTTTTTTCGACATCTGGTTCTCCTCTAAGAGAAATTTTCAATGCTTGTGAGAAATTGCGCAAACCAAAGAAAGAATTTTGGGAAAAGCCACCACCACCTTTCCGGGAAGATTTGTCCTGAGTTTTGTTAATCAAAAAACCTGCCTTCAGAGAGACAGAATAGGACAAAGTTTATTATAATGGAGAGATTGAATGAATTCAAGATTAAAATCCGGTAAAATCGAGTTAATTTGCCGGATATCACGAAAATGTAGGATGATTGTAAGGTGGCGGCAGGATGAAAAAGTGGTGCTTGACGGGGAACGGTAACGCGCTTATAATATTACCTGCGCATTGCGGGGTGGAGCAGAGGTAGCTCGTTGGGCTCATAACCCAAAGGTCAGTGGTTCGAATCCACTCCCCGCTACTAAAGTCAAACCAGAGTCCGTCGGGCTCTGGTTTTTCGTTAGCCTGGCGCACAGCGGTAGACATTTTTCCAAAAATGGAGGAATTTCTTATGAACCGCAGTTCGCCGGGTACGTCAAAATCCAAAGTTTCACTTTCCTTAGCCAAAGCCATCGATGGCTTCCTTAAATTCAAAACAGCAGAGGGATTAAGCCAACGCACAATTACCTCCTATGAGTTCACTCTTGGTCATTGGTTGAAATACATCGGAGATCGAGAGGTGTCGGAAATTCAAGCTTCCGACCTTACCGGCTACATGGCCTGGTTGAGAACCGAATATAAACCGAGACGTTGGAACGGAAGCTCCGATCCGCTGTCCGCTAAATCCATCCGAAATGTGTGGGTGACGTTTCGATCCTTTTTCGGTTGGCTGCAGGTGGAGTTCAAATTCCCTAATCCTGCAAAAGAAATCACTGCACCCAAGTTTCAAAAACATCCCGTTGAAACATTTACGAAAGAAGATGTGGAAAAACTTCTGAAAGCCTGCGTTTACTCGCGCGAATCGCAGACTGAGGAAAGGAAGAAGTTTGTGATGCGCCGGCCCAGTGCCAACCGCGACCAGGCGATTGTGTTGATGTTGCTGGATACTGGATTGCGAGCAACTGAGTTGTGTTCTCTGATCATCAACGATGTGGATCTCAAGACCGGAAAGGTCACCATCCGTCACGGAGTGGCAGGTGGCGCAAAGGGCGGAAAAGGACGAACTGTGTACCTGGGTAAGGTTGCGCGAAAAGCGGTTTGGCGTTATCTTGCCAGCCGAGAAGATGGGGACGATCCCGACGCCCCCCTCTTCATCAGCCATGCGGATCGAGCTTTCAACAAGGACAGTTTGCGAGTTTTGATCAATCGGTTGGGAGACAGGGCAGAAATCAAGAAGGCTTATCCGCATAAATTCAGGCATACTTTCGCCATCACCTACCTGCGCTCTGGAGGAGATGTTTTTACCCTCCAATCGCTGCTCGGACATGGATCGCTTGATATGGTGCGCCATTATGCTCAAATTGCCGAAGTAGATGTGGAGCAAGCGCATCGCAAAGCCAGCCCAGCTGATAACATGCGTCTGTAACCAGGAAATCTTCATTGAGCCAACTTTCCTGCGATAAACATCAATGCCTTTTTCTGGCTTTCGCGATCAAGCTTATTAAGGAAAACCTCAAGCTC
Coding sequences within:
- a CDS encoding tyrosine-type recombinase/integrase, producing MNRSSPGTSKSKVSLSLAKAIDGFLKFKTAEGLSQRTITSYEFTLGHWLKYIGDREVSEIQASDLTGYMAWLRTEYKPRRWNGSSDPLSAKSIRNVWVTFRSFFGWLQVEFKFPNPAKEITAPKFQKHPVETFTKEDVEKLLKACVYSRESQTEERKKFVMRRPSANRDQAIVLMLLDTGLRATELCSLIINDVDLKTGKVTIRHGVAGGAKGGKGRTVYLGKVARKAVWRYLASREDGDDPDAPLFISHADRAFNKDSLRVLINRLGDRAEIKKAYPHKFRHTFAITYLRSGGDVFTLQSLLGHGSLDMVRHYAQIAEVDVEQAHRKASPADNMRL